Proteins encoded in a region of the Zea mays cultivar B73 chromosome 4, Zm-B73-REFERENCE-NAM-5.0, whole genome shotgun sequence genome:
- the LOC103654641 gene encoding uncharacterized protein, whose product MGAYTVPGFGMVTGFLEEQLYRWLRAAELTCDRTTLLVVQDPKVVISVLMKLAGGCPSLADKLNVDAFLEQARSYDKAASNPVGWYIRNAQTRELSHPLPVMRAREIDEWSRSQEYKTLMQKMFQMGLNRV is encoded by the exons ATGGGAGCATACACTGTCCCTG GTTTCGGCATGGTTACTGGCTTTCTGGAAGAGCAGCTATATAGATGGCTACGAGCTGCAGAGCTGACTTGTGACAGGACAACTCTTCTTGTGGTGCAAGACCCGAAG GTAGTCATCTCTGTTCTGATGAAATTGGCTGGAGGATGCCCATCTCTTGCCGACAAGCTAAATGTGGATGCCTTCCTGGAGCAAGCTCGTTCGTACGACAAGGCTGCATCGAACCCAGTTGGGTGGTACATCCG GAACGCACAAACCAGAGAGCTTTCACACCCTTTGCCTGTGATGCGAGCCAGAGAGATTGATGAGTGGTCAAGAAGCCAGGAGTACAAGACCCTAATGCAAAAAATGTTTCAGATGGGGCTGAACAGAGTATAG
- the LOC109945630 gene encoding diacylglycerol lipase-beta-like: MVAAARWIAKLSGPCLAQALQMYPDFKIKVVGHSLGGGTAALLTYVLREQKEFASTTCLAFAPAACMTWKLAESGVHFITTVINGADLVPTFSAALVDDLGSEVSY, translated from the exons ATGGTTGCCGCTGCTAGGTGGATTGCAAAGCTCTCAGGGCCTTGTCTGGCACAAGCATTGCAGATGTATCCAGACTTCAAAATAAAG GTTGTTGGACATTCACTGGGAGGTGGTACAGCTGCTCTGTTGACATACGTTCTGAGGGAACAGAAGGAGTTTGCCTCTACTACTTGTCTGGCATTTGCTCCAG CTGCATGTATGACATGGAAACTGGCAGAGTCAGGAGTGCATTTTATCACTACAGTCATCAACGGAGCTGATCTGGTTCCAACATTTTCTGCTGCGTTAGTAGACGATCTTGGTTCAGAGGTTTCTTACTGA